The following proteins are encoded in a genomic region of Streptomyces sp. SLBN-31:
- a CDS encoding helix-turn-helix domain-containing protein has translation MSTTDSESGPVRQEDPCRTRQVLDIVGDKWSLLVVRNLSQGPRRFTELKRAIDGISQRMLTVTLRGLERDGILTRTVHNVMPPHVSYELTPMGKTLRQATAPLLEWSIMHLGDIDSARARYDARPGTSTA, from the coding sequence ATGAGCACAACCGACAGCGAGTCGGGGCCGGTACGGCAAGAGGATCCATGCCGTACCCGTCAAGTACTCGACATCGTTGGCGACAAGTGGTCGTTGCTGGTGGTACGCAACCTCAGCCAGGGACCGCGCCGCTTCACCGAACTCAAGCGGGCGATCGACGGAATCAGCCAGCGCATGCTGACCGTCACCCTGCGCGGCCTGGAACGCGACGGAATCCTCACGCGTACCGTCCACAACGTCATGCCGCCGCACGTCAGTTACGAACTCACTCCGATGGGCAAGACCCTCCGCCAGGCCACAGCGCCCCTGCTGGAGTGGAGCATCATGCACCTGGGAGACATCGACTCTGCCCGCGCCAGGTACGACGCACGCCCCGGCACGTCGACGGCCTAG